GCATAAAAGTTCCCtactggattttttttttaaaggccaGGCGTAAAGCGCCCGCTATAAGAGAGACAGACCGAAACCCCGGGCAGTCTCTCTTCCGACATTTATTCAACCCACAAAACCCTGGTTGCGCTTTCCCCTCGTGCAGGCTGTCAATCTATCACGTTGACATGGCGCCTACACACGCTTCCGCTGGAGTCACGAATCGTCGTGCCTACACTTGTCCGCCCTCACTGAATCAACTAGTGGACATGTTCCGCATTCAAAAGGCGTTACTGGAACGTCAAACCGTATAGTCGTCTCCGTAAGACCCATGAACAGTAGATGAGACATATACAGTATTGATGGTAGCGAAGGAGGGAggaataaaaaggaagaaattgaaagTATAAGAAGgagatacaaaaaaaagagtcacCAACCGACAGTAGGAAAAAAGTAGAAGTTGTCTTTTAATGGTGATGTTGAGTTGACGTGATGACGGCGCCGGCGCTCTCATCCACTTCCAGCATGTTGTATTTCCATAGATTTTCCAGCATCATCTTGGCGTCTTCCCAACGCAGCTGTTTGGCTTCATCTacgaatagagagagagagagagagagaaaagtgaattaattaataagttagcaaacctttttctttctcttgctcgtataaaaaaagtttccaggtcgtttgtttcatttcttttttcctctcacAATGTCGTCGTATCTCTCTTCCTTTTGTATAAAAGAGATACCTTTAGCTTATATTGTCTGCACATCAAAGGATAAAGAGCAAGTCGAGCAGAGTGTGTCTTTTGTTTCGTCGAGAAACAATTCCATTCGATCATTGATTTGGCGCTGTGTACCTTAGCACGGTAGTCAGAACCTGTGCAATGTGCATTCAGTCTCGAAATCTAATTAAGGGCAAGGCGAATCAAAAGTCTTGGCTCCGTCTATCACTCCCTCCAAAAGCTTTACAACCGGAAATTTAACTCAGTCTCTTCTTCGGCGCCATAATTCGTAAAAGAAAAGGCGCGCCCACAGAATAAGTAACTTTATAAAGATCACAATTGTACATATCATCTGCTGCAGCCTTATGTGTCTAATATAGACAAGTTGCTGCATGTCTAGTCTATTTAACGATTCAATCAACTACTCTTTTTTATGATTACCGGCCATTTTCTTGATGTCGACCTCAACAgctttcatcatcttctttttgtcCTCCAGGGAGCTCATCTTGCCTTCAATGTCTACGCAGCAATCGATCTTGGCAATGGTATCTGGCTTATTAACGTTACAATCGATTGCCAACGAGAGattactcttctttttcccagcATCCATGGCAGCAACTGTAGACATTAATATACCTAAAGTGAAGGGCAATATATTAACATTCATCTCAGCAGGGAGCTATCATTTGTTGATGTCACAGATATATGCTATGCACACTAATATCATCACATTAGTTTCATCATTCATAAAGGTGTATCACTTGCACATATAATGGCCCTCCCAAGAGAGTCAATTACAACAAACCATTTGCTAACAGGTGCAATCCTTTTGACCTTTAAGATGAGATATGTACCCACACCAGCACTTCTTATTACATAATGAAAGGAAGAGGGAATAACCAGTGGCATCACATTTCTGAGTAAATTCTACTAATGAAGTCAATTTCTTTATAAAACTACTTATTTAATAAAACTCAGTTAACAAAGTATATCATCATGATAAATATTGAATAGCCAATGTGATTAAGATTCTAGTTATGATGAGCAACCAGACCATATCCTAGCAACCCAAACTAGCTTCATGGTTCATGCTATTACCCTTTTACTGATGATGAACCACATCGATCGTCTAGTTTTCTCGTGGCAAAAATATCGACTGTGTAAACCCACAAATTATTTAATAAGACATCAACTTAAATGGTTAACAAGATGTATTCTTGCAGCTAACttgctattattattagaggGTGTGTTACTCGTCTTAAGGCGAGTGTTACCCGTATATTACAGTcaaaagtataaaaataacGAATACAACACTGGACTAGAGATGGGAAAGGGAATATGAAATAAACGCTATCGAGCTATCGAGCTAACTTGCTATCGAGAACGAACAAAGTCTCAGGACCATCCTAGCTAAACATAGTCCACGACTCCACGGGCACGTGGTAATTAATAGATTACCACCCCATAAAACTTTCCGTAGTTACTTCTTTactagctgttttttttttttaatgtctttCTTACATTATTATATAAAGTATTATGCTGATTTAGTATACTTACTTTGAACGAAGCAAAATCAGCCAACCGAAAAATCCGATCCAAATTTGCAACTGAATATTTGATTGACTAATTGTTGATCGATATTACTTCTTAACTATCGATAGACACCTAGCCGGCCGGCATTTTCCGagggcattttttaaaatttggcaACGTTGAGTTTTAGCGTCAAAATGGAAGGGGGAAAATAttagacgtttttttttatttaaggttgtcctcaaaataaaattaaaaaatgactgGAAGTACCAGTAGTAACAGTAGTAATAATGATATTTATGCAGTAAGTACACGGTTCAATTTCAAGGGAAGACATGTGACGTTAATTATTGACACATTGTTTCAGGACAAGATCGTTCAAGTGACAAATGTCGCACCACAAGCCAACAAAGAGCAGATGCAAACATTGTTTGGTAtaattggaaaaattgaagATCTCAGACTCTACCCAACATTGTACGTAGGACTTCATGTTTGGCAAGTTTTCCATAATTAATGCTTTTGAAATTCTGCTAGGCGGGACCTTAATGCTCCAGTCCAGCTTCGGATATGCTTTGTGAAGTATTCAGATCCTAATGATGTTCCAGTCGCACTACACTTGAGCAATACTGTTTTCATTGACAGAGCTGTAAGTGTAACACTTTATCATGGAAGTAAGTACATTGTTTGACACAACattattgttgacattttctaatattttcttgattatCTACAAGATGAACTGCCTGATGAATCAAAAGGtatagaaattttgaattcctCTAGTGGTTTTGGGTCAAGTGATCCAAAGCTTCCTGCCACTCTCACTAATCAGGTATGacattaattttttccccattttaatCAATTATCTAATTTTCTTAATGCTTATTTTATAGATTGAAGGCAACCCTCCTCATCAGGTTATTCGCACTTTGGATCCAAGGCTATCCATTCACAATTTACCAAACTATCCCTTGTTACCTGCCTCCACAGACAGCCGGCGATTGGAGGAGATACGACGGACTGTGGTCGCTATCAATCTAGACCCTTCggtaagaaaatatttcatccATAGTTGTAGAACGTTTTTAATCAGTTCATTCTCAATTAGCGAACAGCCAAGCAAGTGATCGACTTCTTTTCGTCAGCCGGTGAAGTCAAATATTTCCGATTCTGCACTAAACACGGAGATGAAAACAAGTACGCAATGATAGAATTTGTTGAACAAGAATCTGTCGTTCCTGCCTTAAAACTTAACAATAAACAGTTTGGGGACAGCATTATCAAGTATGTAGCTATAAAAATCATTCGAATCAAAGTATTTActacgatttattttttttttagagttcATCATTCCACTCAGTCGATTATTAAACCAGTGCAGCAAACGAAATCCAATGAAGCGGctcaaaaagaaatcgaagaagCTGTCAATCGTGTTAAAGAAGCACAACAGCTGATACCGGTTGCTTTACCCCAAGAAGACGTGCCAGGTATTTTATTGCAATCATGCAATAATCTTACAGATTCTCTATCCTCTTTTCTCGATTTATagtagaaaaagagaaagaaaaggaaaaggccATTGTCGAAAtcgaaaaagagaagccgAAAGTTgtggaaaaggagaaagaaaaggacaagattaaagagaaagaaaaagagaagagttcAAAACGAAGTCGCACTCGCAGCAAGAGCCGTTCACGATCAAGACATCGGTCTTCCTCCCGTGCACGACGTCGTCGTTCACGTTCAAAGTCAAGGGAGCGCCGAAAGCGATCTCGTTCACGTTCCCGTAGGCGGACACGCTCTCGATCACGATCAAAGTCGAGAGAAAGGCGGAAGAGATCCAGGAgccgagagaagaaaaggtcTCGTAGTCGCGACCGCCGTCGTCGCAGTCGTTCACGGTCTCGGTGAGTACCTTGATTAAAAACATTATGAAGGATTTATGGTGAcagtaaatttattatttcatctttTCGGTTGCAGATCCCGTAAAGAGAAAAGTCCCCGTCCGACCAGAGAGCGCCGTGATCGCTCACCCAAGGAAAGGACAAAAGACAAGGATAGAGATAAGTCACATAAGGATAAAGACAAGGATAAGGACAGAGACAAAGAGAAAACACGGGATAAGGACAAGAGTCGCGACAAGGACAAAAAGGATCgcgagaagaaggaaaagaaaaaagacaagaaggAACGGGAACGAGAAAAGGAgcgggaaagagaaaagaaaccaaaaagtcCAGCAAGCAAAGACGATTCGTCCGCTGACGAAAAGGTTAGTCATTTGATTTATAGCGATTGGCTTACTTCCAAAAGAGTCATTTCAGTTCTGTGGAATGTTTTACTGATTTTGTAAATCTTTTCGACCCTGTAGGAAATTAGCGAACGTAACAGTGCTCGAAGATCTACTCCTCCGTCACCGCCTCCACCCTCGAAAAGCAAGAGTCGACGTCGCTCAAAGTCGAGAGAGGGTAGCAGAGGCCGTTCCCGCTAGACAGAGCGTTATTCTTgtcctatcttttttttataacaaaCTAAATAACTTCTTTGTCTAGAATCCATTTGGAATTTCatcaataaactaaataaactCACTCCATTTGTCCAATGTTTAAATGTATAGCCTTGAAGCTATTTGAAGTTTCTTGTATATACTCACGAAAGTCACATGATATTTTCAATTTACGAGGAATGCAAAATCTTGTCAACCATCCAGTATTATTCTATCATTTTTCTGACATTGTTGAATTTCCAACCTCTGCATCAGTTAAGCCAGTATGCTGCAGTGAAATATTTCCTGCGCTCCAAATAGGTTAAGTGGACGAAGAGACATATTTTTTCTGTAACAAACTGCACTCCCTCTAGCTCTAAGTATGCACGTCAAGTACCGTGACCGCCCCAATAAAGGAGCAGCAACCTGAACCTTCCAACAGACAATGTCAAGTAAAAATAGGCAAACTGCATTGTGAATGCATAACTTTTGTGATGAATAACAGATTCGTGACGTGGGCTCTTGTATAGACGAAGGTGCTCAAATT
The sequence above is drawn from the Daphnia pulicaria isolate SC F1-1A chromosome 1, SC_F0-13Bv2, whole genome shotgun sequence genome and encodes:
- the LOC124334126 gene encoding probable splicing factor, arginine/serine-rich 7 isoform X1, yielding MTGSTSSNSSNNDIYAVSTRFNFKGRHVTLIIDTLFQDKIVQVTNVAPQANKEQMQTLFGIIGKIEDLRLYPTLRDLNAPVQLRICFVKYSDPNDVPVALHLSNTVFIDRAVSVTLYHGNELPDESKGIEILNSSSGFGSSDPKLPATLTNQIEGNPPHQVIRTLDPRLSIHNLPNYPLLPASTDSRRLEEIRRTVVAINLDPSRTAKQVIDFFSSAGEVKYFRFCTKHGDENKYAMIEFVEQESVVPALKLNNKQFGDSIIKVHHSTQSIIKPVQQTKSNEAAQKEIEEAVNRVKEAQQLIPVALPQEDVPVEKEKEKEKAIVEIEKEKPKVVEKEKEKDKIKEKEKEKSSKRSRTRSKSRSRSRHRSSSRARRRRSRSKSRERRKRSRSRSRRRTRSRSRSKSRERRKRSRSREKKRSRSRDRRRRSRSRSRSRKEKSPRPTRERRDRSPKERTKDKDRDKSHKDKDKDKDRDKEKTRDKDKSRDKDKKDREKKEKKKDKKEREREKEREREKKPKSPASKDDSSADEKEISERNSARRSTPPSPPPPSKSKSRRRSKSREGSRGRSR
- the LOC124334126 gene encoding probable splicing factor, arginine/serine-rich 7 isoform X2, giving the protein MTGSTSSNSSNNDIYAVSTRFNFKGRHVTLIIDTLFQDKIVQVTNVAPQANKEQMQTLFGIIGKIEDLRLYPTLRDLNAPVQLRICFVKYSDPNDVPVALHLSNTVFIDRAVSVTLYHGNELPDESKGIEILNSSSGFGSSDPKLPATLTNQIEGNPPHQVIRTLDPRLSIHNLPNYPLLPASTDSRRLEEIRRTVVAINLDPSRTAKQVIDFFSSAGEVKYFRFCTKHGDENKYAMIEFVEQESVVPALKLNNKQFGDSIIKVHHSTQSIIKPVQQTKSNEAAQKEIEEAVNRVKEAQQLIPVALPQEDVPEKEKEKEKAIVEIEKEKPKVVEKEKEKDKIKEKEKEKSSKRSRTRSKSRSRSRHRSSSRARRRRSRSKSRERRKRSRSRSRRRTRSRSRSKSRERRKRSRSREKKRSRSRDRRRRSRSRSRSRKEKSPRPTRERRDRSPKERTKDKDRDKSHKDKDKDKDRDKEKTRDKDKSRDKDKKDREKKEKKKDKKEREREKEREREKKPKSPASKDDSSADEKEISERNSARRSTPPSPPPPSKSKSRRRSKSREGSRGRSR
- the LOC124334126 gene encoding probable splicing factor, arginine/serine-rich 7 isoform X3, with the translated sequence MTGSTSSNSSNNDIYADKIVQVTNVAPQANKEQMQTLFGIIGKIEDLRLYPTLRDLNAPVQLRICFVKYSDPNDVPVALHLSNTVFIDRAVSVTLYHGNELPDESKGIEILNSSSGFGSSDPKLPATLTNQIEGNPPHQVIRTLDPRLSIHNLPNYPLLPASTDSRRLEEIRRTVVAINLDPSRTAKQVIDFFSSAGEVKYFRFCTKHGDENKYAMIEFVEQESVVPALKLNNKQFGDSIIKVHHSTQSIIKPVQQTKSNEAAQKEIEEAVNRVKEAQQLIPVALPQEDVPVEKEKEKEKAIVEIEKEKPKVVEKEKEKDKIKEKEKEKSSKRSRTRSKSRSRSRHRSSSRARRRRSRSKSRERRKRSRSRSRRRTRSRSRSKSRERRKRSRSREKKRSRSRDRRRRSRSRSRSRKEKSPRPTRERRDRSPKERTKDKDRDKSHKDKDKDKDRDKEKTRDKDKSRDKDKKDREKKEKKKDKKEREREKEREREKKPKSPASKDDSSADEKEISERNSARRSTPPSPPPPSKSKSRRRSKSREGSRGRSR
- the LOC124334126 gene encoding probable splicing factor, arginine/serine-rich 7 isoform X4, whose amino-acid sequence is MTGSTSSNSSNNDIYADKIVQVTNVAPQANKEQMQTLFGIIGKIEDLRLYPTLRDLNAPVQLRICFVKYSDPNDVPVALHLSNTVFIDRAVSVTLYHGNELPDESKGIEILNSSSGFGSSDPKLPATLTNQIEGNPPHQVIRTLDPRLSIHNLPNYPLLPASTDSRRLEEIRRTVVAINLDPSRTAKQVIDFFSSAGEVKYFRFCTKHGDENKYAMIEFVEQESVVPALKLNNKQFGDSIIKVHHSTQSIIKPVQQTKSNEAAQKEIEEAVNRVKEAQQLIPVALPQEDVPEKEKEKEKAIVEIEKEKPKVVEKEKEKDKIKEKEKEKSSKRSRTRSKSRSRSRHRSSSRARRRRSRSKSRERRKRSRSRSRRRTRSRSRSKSRERRKRSRSREKKRSRSRDRRRRSRSRSRSRKEKSPRPTRERRDRSPKERTKDKDRDKSHKDKDKDKDRDKEKTRDKDKSRDKDKKDREKKEKKKDKKEREREKEREREKKPKSPASKDDSSADEKEISERNSARRSTPPSPPPPSKSKSRRRSKSREGSRGRSR